A stretch of DNA from Agrobacterium tumefaciens:
CAAGGGTTCTGAGAGAGCGAGACCTGGATCATGCGGAGAGGATCTCAAGTCTTCTACCAAGCCGCCATCCTGCTCGGCATTGGGCCGACGGTTCGAATGATGAAGTGTCCAGTGACGCTTTAATAGATCTTGGAGATGCTGCAACGGCGAAAGAAGTCCTACACTGGATAACGGTTACGAGGGCCGCCGAATAGTTATCCGCGGCCACGTCGAAGGCTGGTTGGCTAGTTCAAGCGCCTATCTTTCACAATGCAATCCGCTGTGGGCTTAGGCTAGAGACCGCTTTGAGTAACGCGAGTATCGTCGGATTCGTGAAACTCTTGATTCGCAATACTTTGATGGCGACCGCATGGAGATCGAAGCTCAAACGATAGAAGCAATGTGGCGTGCCTTGCAAAAGCCCGCACCGGCGATGTCACGTCGCGCAAATGCGATGGACGGGCGCATCGCGGCGTCGGGGTGGGCCTCCGCCGTTGATCTCGAGGACTATCTTCTTTCACAGGATCGCCGACTCGATCCTCCAGCCGTCGTCGACCCCAAAATTTTGGCAGGAGCGCTGGGCCTGCCTTTTCGCTCGGTGTTCCCTCGACCGCAGCGCCGCAACGACGACGACTCTGGATATGACATGCTTTCAGCGGCCGATACCGCGGCGCTTTGCATTTGGCTGGAGCGACTCGGCTTCCGCATCGATGTCGCCGACCTTTGCGCGCGCGTTCGCCCGCGTCTGGACGCAACAACGCACCTGACCGACGAGGAGATTTCAGTGCTCTTCTACGAGGCGAACCGGCACCGCCTCCCGCCGATCACGCTTTCTGCCCCGCATCGGGAGTGGAGGGGCATGATAACGTCGCTCAAGACATCATCGGGATATCGCTTGGAATGTGCCTTTGACGACGACGGTCACGCGTTGTGGCTCACCGCTCGGTCCCCAAAGTACCGCAAGCGGCCCGAAGCGATAGCAGTGACATGCCCCGATTGCGGAATGACGTACGTCAAGGGCTCTCGGACCGATGGGCAATTGCATCGTTCTTTCCACCGGAAGCGATTCTCCGTCATCGAACCCAAGCCGCATCGACGCTTCAGCGAAGCACTCAATCGAGATCTGAATGCCGCATGGGTAGATGCCAGGTCCCCGAAATGGAAACGCGCAGAAGTCTACAGCCGGGCGCTCGAATTTAAGCGCGAACTCGGCTACGACTTCACACAGTGGTCGTTAGAAGCCCAGCACGATCCCGACGCGATCGGGTTCCTATTCTCCGACGAAGAGGAGCGCGTCATCGGCGCGTGCTCTTTCCGGCCGCAGGATGGGGCGAGTGAAAGGCCGTGGCGCCTTGATTGGATTTGGATCTGCCCGGACGCCCGCCGCCTTGGCCAGCTCGATCGACATTGGGACCGCTTCCGCCAGCGTTTCGGCGTTTTCGACGTCGAGCACCCTGTTTCCGATGCAATGCGTGCTTTTCTGCGCAAGCGAGGTAGCGCCGACTTATTGCGGTAGCATGCAGACGATCACACGGTCACCTCGGGTCTCAGGTTTTGACCCCGTAACCCTCACGCTGCTGGATTTAAAAAATGGCAACGAACGAACCTCGCGACCATCACTACGTTCCACAGTTCTTCCTGCGAAACTTTGCCGTCGACGAGGCGAAAGCCAGGATAACGACGGTCGGAAAGCATGGCTCAATGGCGGTCTGGGGCGAACGTTCCATCGAGAGCCTCGGCTACGAACGTGACTTCTATGTGCACCTGCGCGCCGGCATTCCGGTGTCGGCCGAAACGGATATCAACCGTCGCGTCGAAACGCCGATCTCGCAAAGCGACACGTGGGCAAAAATCGTGAGCGGCCGGACCGACGCCCTCGATCAATCCGACAGAGCGATCCTTTACGCCCTGATACGGCATCTCGAGGCCCGGACGCCGCACTACCAAAGCACAATGAATGAGCTCACGCAGATGGCGAGGGACCCGCTTGCGGAAATCGCTTTCGCCGATGAGGAACGCGCCGCCTACGCGGCGATGCACGCTGATCCGAACCTG
This window harbors:
- a CDS encoding C2H2-type zinc finger protein, which encodes MEIEAQTIEAMWRALQKPAPAMSRRANAMDGRIAASGWASAVDLEDYLLSQDRRLDPPAVVDPKILAGALGLPFRSVFPRPQRRNDDDSGYDMLSAADTAALCIWLERLGFRIDVADLCARVRPRLDATTHLTDEEISVLFYEANRHRLPPITLSAPHREWRGMITSLKTSSGYRLECAFDDDGHALWLTARSPKYRKRPEAIAVTCPDCGMTYVKGSRTDGQLHRSFHRKRFSVIEPKPHRRFSEALNRDLNAAWVDARSPKWKRAEVYSRALEFKRELGYDFTQWSLEAQHDPDAIGFLFSDEEERVIGACSFRPQDGASERPWRLDWIWICPDARRLGQLDRHWDRFRQRFGVFDVEHPVSDAMRAFLRKRGSADLLR
- a CDS encoding DUF4238 domain-containing protein, with translation MATNEPRDHHYVPQFFLRNFAVDEAKARITTVGKHGSMAVWGERSIESLGYERDFYVHLRAGIPVSAETDINRRVETPISQSDTWAKIVSGRTDALDQSDRAILYALIRHLEARTPHYQSTMNELTQMARDPLAEIAFADEERAAYAAMHADPNLAKAMQNQMASSTAWAESSFKGALMMILRSPIALRSSTTPVFSMPAPHHPAMALPLPGMVPYQLVLTLNPTTMACLVLGDFDGAFSNREIDAATAMGFNRHFVGQFAKFDYVRHLITPADNIAVDMTWAPYDLVESSQRKIVFRRRA